The genomic segment TCAAACAAGAGCGCTGTTGATGGGTAAGGGCATTTAATTAGCACTGCTCGACATCCCTTCGTTTAAACACTGAAGAGGGTATATttgaagggagggtatagagttaccCTGAAAAATTAGTTAAGTTAGtcgagaatattccttgtttaaattttgattattgctacgatttacagaatgatatgccacctgttcgttatttatttatttatttatttatttagttagttagttagttagttattcactaaataaaatattaatggttaaaatgcaTCTATGACCGCTATAATAATAGGCACATTCAACATTGGAATTAactcattcccacacccacgagccttaaagaccattAGGTTACGGTACAGAATTtgaacggtacagtaaatgcagttagaaaaggcctacatttaaataaattgaatACGAAAACCACCCTAATATGATAACTTTACCAAATGGagtagataaatatgataaatttagCAAAAGCGAAAAATTCTTAACTTAAACAACCTTTCATCAGCTTGAAACAGTCAGAGAAGTCAGTGTCTGTAACCCATAACTCTGATAAAATTGATTATGTATTAACAAAGATTCGTATTGTCGAAATGCGTGTACAGATTACCCGTTGATATTGCACACTAAACATACTCCAtctctcatttactcacccaTTCACACACTATTTCACTCCCAACCAACTACAACAACACATTCATTCATCAACGTTTAATCCTTCTAAGCATTTACTCCCGTTTACTACAAAAGACTTCTCATTTCCGGTGATAATAGAATCTTATACCATCCGTACTCTAGCGGTAAGTTCCtcaatgaattattaattatctaCGTCATTATACAAGAACGGAACATGTATAAACGTGTTCTCTGGAGTCAACTTGCCTCAGTCGTCatccagatattttttttttttttttttttttttacagaggaaTATTTTTGCGATGACTCAGACTACAcccaagataaaaaaggagaaaatagaatctGCAAAATACATCACTGTAGAGAGCAAAACTGAATTACAGGGCATGAGTCCAAGGAAATATCTGAAACCACTTTTCAGTAACCAATATTttgccttcttatttttctttattacaagatgttattgttattactattattatcatcattattactatcattatcattacaatacattattattgttattgttttgttaccttcactattattattatcattaggaaattattgttgttaatatcactatgattaatattatcattattattatcattattactattgttttcaatatcattatcattattaataataacatcattgatgatattattattactatcattatcattatcattattatcattatcgctgttattattattatcagtattagtattattattatcattatcattattatttttagcattagcattattattagcatagtaTTATCagattattgttctcattaatacagttatcattattatcattgttattatttttatcattatcatcatcatcagcagcagcagcattatcattgtcattatcaccattatttttatcatcattattttatcattattattattatcattattattattattattattattattattattattattattattattattattattattattattattattattattattattattattatcattattactatcattatcattatcataatcattatcattatttttaatataattattattaccataattattactattatactattattgttcttgctactatcgttattgttattattactattattattattattataatcattattattgctattattactactactattatcatcatcattattatcattatcatcattttatcatcattattattactatttttatcattattgttatcataattagcattattattactgttaccattatcactactaatacaatgattgttataattgctattaacattatcattataatcatcattagtattattatataatgttattatcatcataattattattattaccgttattactattattattatcatcatttataggagtaatatcactattattataactattgttactattatcattgtcatcatcagcatcattatcattattatcatcattacaattattattataattgtcatcatcatccttattattatcaatatcattattaatattatcattactattatctttatccttattattattatcatcatgagttatatcattattatgagtactatcattattatcattatcattatttataccgtaacaatgataatgataattattgttaatgctattatgtttaccatcattattatcattatattgtttatcgttatccttataatcattatcattattttcattgttattgtcaatattattattatcagcaatagtgatattattgtcattattatcattcctcttatcattgttttcattattatcattatcatcatttcattatcattactactgttatcatcatcattgttgttattattactatcataatcatcatttttatcattatcattattatgacttttaatatcacctttattattattgctattatcattattattattactttcagcattatttttttcattataatggtaaatattgttactaccattattgttttttatctattgttataatttttatcactatcattattgttattcttactttattactatgatcactGTTGTcctcacttttattgttattattattatcattattattattattattattattattattattattattattattattattattatcgttaccatcactatcattgccatctttattgctattcctatggttataattattgctattgctgttgtcattgttattactattatcatcattatcattatcataaataatattattatcatagtgaaAATTACTCTTTCCATAAACATTATCATGaaccttattattaccatcatcatcactgacatcataattgttatttttataatcttcattactattgcaattatcattattgttcatcattaaaattgtcattataatgaatattaatacGATCactcattattgtccttattatggttatcattattattactagtaccattatcttcatcatcatcatcatcaccgtcatcattattatcaccattaatatcattaacgttGTTACCAAAATAAGCAGTGCTcatgtcattgatatcatcatgcttatcatcAACCAcgttcatcaccattatgataaatGACACATCGCACAGACAGTGAACAGTTCACTCAAATATAATTCCTTTATCCTACATTTTAAAGAAGATCCGCGGCAGTAAAATATTTCAGGCGAAATTCTGTAATCAAGAGCATTTGTATAAAGGGATTTGGAACTGATGAACAAAAGAACTTGTGTACGAATGGAATTCTTTAGTATGCTATGGATACGaggtgtatttacatatgtatgtttgtgtgtgtgtatgtgtgcgcgcatacacacaaacacacatataatatatgcaaacacacacacacacacatatatatgtacaaacacacacacacacacacacatgtgtgtatgtatgaatgtgtgtatatgtgcatatatatatatatatgtatatatatatatatatatatatatatatatatatatatatatatatatatatatatatatatatatatatatgcatatgtatatattcaaatatatatacacatatgtatatatatctaaatatatatatatatatatatatatatatatatatatatatatatatatatatatatatacatacatatacatatatatgtgtgtgtgatttttcggCCTCGCGCCCGCGGCGAGGAGCCTCCGGTCGCAGGCACTCACCTCTGGCAGGAAGGGCGTCCTCGGCCACGAGGTCCCTGGGCAGCGCCAGGCGGTAGAGGGGCGGCAGGGCGGCGTCCATCCGCGAGGCGACGCCGTGGGGGAACGGCAGGGCGCCCTTCACGCAGCACAGGagaaggggcagaaggaggaggcggacgcCCACGGGGATGCGCGCTGCGAACATGTTGTCTGGGAGGGAGTGCGCCTCGACCTGCACCTCTCGCGCCTTTATACCCGCTGCTCCCTCCgtgccccgcccccgcccgccccctcgcTCCCACATCGCCGAGACCACGCCCATCCAGGGGAGAAGACGCGACGTGTGGGCGTCTTAGGTGGCCCCGGAGACGCTTGTACTTTCCAGAACAATCGTCTTTTTGTAGCAATTGGCTGCTTTTGTGCCAAACTTATGCAGATTTTCCCTCAGACGCCACGCGGAAATTAGCATGGCTCTATGATACCAAAGCTGCATTGCTTAGACTGaccttattaccattaacatccataagctaataataataataataataataaatcataaactaaaataaaataaataaaataaaacataataagtCATTAACATAGTGCATAGGTCTGAAAGATGCAATGCATAATACCATCTTTCAGGTAAAGGAAAGTGGATGCGATTTTTCACAGCTTTCAAATCAAAGCTTAATCAACCAAAATTTTCATTGCATGCAAGTTCAGAAAAAGGAGcagtcagaagaaaaaaaattcacaagGGGATATAAAATAAgcatatgttgtatgtatgtgtgtgtatacatacatacatacatatatatatatatatatatatatatatatatatatatatatatatatatatatgtatatatatatatatatatatatatatatatatatatatatatatatatatatatatatatatgaacttatatataaatacatgtgtatatatacattatatatacatagacatatgtaaagagagacatatatatctgtacatatatatatacatatatatatatatatatatatatatatatatatatatatatatatatatatatatatatatgtatgtatgtatgtatgtatgtatgtatgtatgtatatatatacaaacacacacacatacacatacatatatatacatatatatatatatatatatatatatatatatatatatatatgtatgtatgtatgaatatatatatatatatatatatatatatatatatatatatatatatatatatatatatatgtatatgtatatatatatatgcttatacatacacacataaacacaaacacacaaactagatacaaacacacacgtacgtatacacacatacacacacacacacacacacacacacacacatacacacacgcacacacacacacacacacatatatatatatatatatatatatatatatatatatatatatatatatatatatatatatatatatacacacatatgtatgtgtatgtgtttatatatatatgtacttatatacacacacatatatagatacatatatatacatatatgtatatatacatatacacaaaaacacacaaactaggcacaaacacacacgcacgtacatacacacacacacacacacacacacacacacacacacacacacacacacacacacacacacacacacacacacacacacacacacacacacacacacacacaaaataaatatatatatatatatatatatatatatatatataaatacatacatatatatatacatatatatatataaatgtatatatatatacatatatatatatatatatacatatagatatatatacatatatatatatatatatatatatatatatatatatatatatatatatatatatatgtatatatatgtatatatgtatatgtgtatatgtgtatatacatacatacatacatttatttatacattcatttatatatacacatatatattcatacatacgtacatgcgtacacacacacacacacatacacacacacacacacacacacacacacacactcacacacacacacacacacacacacacacacacacacacagacacatatatatatatatatatatatatatatatatatatatatatatatatatatatatgtgtgtgtgtgtgtatgtgtgtgtgtgtgtgtgtgtgtgtgtgtgtgtgtgtgtgtgtgtgtgtgagtgtgtgtgcgtgtgtgtgtgtatgtgtgtgtttatatatatatatatatatatatatatatatatatatatatatatatatatatatgtacatatatacacacacatatatagatacatatatatacatatatgtatatatacatatacacaaaaacatacaaactaggcacaaacacacacgcacgtatacacacacacacacacacacacacacacacacacacacacaatatatatatatatatatatatatatatatatatatatatatatatatatatatatatatatatagagagagagagagagagagagagagagagagagagagagagagagagagagagagagagagagagagagagagagagagagagatacatacatatacatatacatatatatatatatatatatatatatatatatatatatatatatatatatgcatatatgtatatgtgtatatacatacatacatttatttatacattcatttatatatacacatatatatgcatacacacgtacacgcgtacacacagacacacacacacacacacacacacacacacacacacacacacacacatatatatatataattatatatatatacatatttatatatatataattatatatatacatatttatatatatatatatttatatatatatatatatatatatatatatatatatatatatatatgtgtgtgtgtgtgtgtgtgtgtgtctgtgtgtgtgtgtgtgtgtgtgtgtgtgtgtgtgtgtgtgtctgtgtgtgtgtgtgtgtgtgtgtgtatttatgtacacacacaaatataaatatagatatacattatatatatatatatacatatatatatacatatatatatttatttatttatttatatattgatttatatatgtaaatatataaatatatacatatatacacatcggaAATAGAGGAGCCTCGCCCGGGGCATgaagggagcccggcctgtgcccacTATTGTCGACTCGTTCAGCGTGCGCCTGCTAGCGCTGACGCCTGCTAGTGCTGAGCTCAGTCCTTACCCACCGAAGTGCCTAGCTACAGCGGTAACTTCCAGGCAACAGTGGCAAGTTCTCGCGCCTGGGGTGGGCGTGAGCTTCAGAATCCTCGGGTGGGAGGCCGACACATTACCACCGTACTAGCCCGGAGGCAAGCACGATGGTAATATGTATTAGAGTAAGTATGTACCAGAGAAATTACGGATATGTATCAGACATGAGTTGATGAATTATCTGACGACTGTGAGCTAATCTAATCATTCGTTACTCTAATAATTGTTGCCGCGACCTTGGACACTTCCCGATGTGGTGTTTACATTCTTCTCCGCCGGGAAGTCTGCATCTTCTATAATTTTCATCTTCACCTTGTTCAATCCTCCATGGATTACTTTTACTTCCTTCCACTTCGGTAGATGTCAAGCTTCATCTAAATGAACCATGATAGAATTAGTCGATAATCCTGGTACTGGTTTCTTCGTGATTGTCGTGATTCGCAGGACCAGCGATCACGCCGCTGCCTAAGTCTCCCCTCAAACTTAAGAGCagaatgcaacaggaacaacgaagggaagggcaagaaaacacatatccgtgtgttttcttgccattcccttcgttgttcctgttgcaatctgttcaccatgaattccacacaatatGTTCTTCAACGATTAAGAGCAGAAGAAAACGCCAAGAGAGGGCAGTACCGGCGTGCCCCGAGAAGCGCTATGGCTGCTCCTTCTGTGGGAAACCGAAAATATGTCTGTGACCCAGAGAGCCCGTGAAAAGCAGCATACGTCAGAATGAGCTGTAAGAATCTCTTGACAATAACATTGGTCACATGCCGCTGGTTGATTGCCAACAAATCAAAGAAGCAACTGAGGTACactatcaatttatttttatacTCCGTGTTGCCTACTTTTATTTTCACAATCATTTTTATCGGTATTTTCCTCCTGACAGTTCCACCTGACGGATCGTaatgattttggtatcattggatccCCCTCGCTATCTAGTTTCTAAATATATAGAACCTGCAcggaaacccccaaacccccacattcttgaccccaatagcaggggagggcatgaaaagcACCAATGAAACtgcggggtaaaatatgaataatatacactgTATCAGTCACTCTAAGGTCTAAATGCAGCCCCGtgtgaaccccccctcccccccctccccacctagaGAGTGCCGCCCCCAACTCCCGCCCAGGAAAACGAAGAATCCACGTATTGCAGCGGGAGAGAGCGTCAGACACAGGGCGACGCCGCTCCTGCATGGCGGTCGTGCACTCTCTCCTGCCGTGACTGCGtggaattttctttgttttcctgggaagggggatgggaagtggCAACTCCCTTGCactagacaatatagtgactaatTCTGTGtggattattcatattttaccctgcatTTTCCCCTGGTATCTCCCgtaccctcccctgctatcgggggcAAAGTCTGTCGCtaatggggatgggaagggggggagtgtatGCGCTATAAAACCCACATATTTGCATTGCAGACAGCGAGacgaatccaacgataccaataCCGTCGCGATCCGTTTGGATATTAGACAAAAAAAATTACCCTTTTTATCTTTGAGCaaattttcttccgttttttgtaCTTCTCGGTCCCATGGGCGATGGCTATGGGGAGAGCCGTGGTTCAGaccagagaaaatggaaatattttAGGCTAATGGGAGAGAAGTCGCTTTCTGGAACTCTttctgtaaaaatatatattgtaaaaatattttatctctttttttatgaatCGTTCAATGCATTATCTAAGGGATTATtggaataatggaaaaaaaacaagatttccTTTATTAtggtgaaatatatacataattatgaagCTTGGAATTCAAAATTTTAATTAATCTTAAGGATTTAATAAAGGCGGCTACATTAAAGAACGGGTGATATTAAACACCTCTAAATATAGAAGTATATAACTCTTAAGACCTATGGAGATACAGGTTTTGAGGAATCTTGAAGAATACATATCTGAACTTTGCTCTTTAAGAAATTATCACTAACCAAAGATCAAAGTAATATATATGCCTATTTTAATCTTTCCACGCCCACTTGGTCAATCATACATGGCTTTTTGTCTTCTATTGCACACACATTGACACTCGAACATACACTTGCAACTTGCACATTACACTCAGACGCCTTTGACTGTCTCGCTATTACATGGGTTCTGATCCCTTAATCGGAGGTTGGCAGCACAACCCCTTATGCAGGTGATTGACGCGCCCAAAACCACTGCCCGGGTTGTTAAAGGTAAACTCTAGGTCATTAAAAAGACTTAAGGGAGCTTAAAAGTATCACTGCACCGTTTCACCAAAGTATAGCCTGTCGtatctgctgcagggtatgcgatatacacCACTGTtggggtttgttttgtttctctctctatcgatttgtctgtctctcatccccctctcttatatatctctttctctcactctccctccttctctttctttttttccctctcacttttgctcccccctcactcattctctctctctctctctctctctttctctctttgtttcgctttctctcatcccccaccctctctttgcccccctccctccctctctccttttctcttcagcACATCCACCCACCCCATGTTTCCCAAGATcggcaataacaatatcaaatatgCTCCTTTCATGGAAGCGAAGGCAGGGCATTCCCTTTCTAAACAATAAACGGATGAGCAAAATGAGCAAAAAGTACATAAATCGGCGAATTTCAGGCTGATttttaggctatatatatatatatatatatatatatatatatatatatatatatatatatatatatatatatatatatatatatatatatatacatatgtacatatatatatatatatatatatatatatatatatatacatatatatacatatatatacatatacatatatatacatatatatatatatacatatatatatatatacatatatatatatacatatatatacatatatatataaatatatatacatatatatatacatatatatacatatatatacatatacatatatttacatatacacatatatatatatatatatatatatatatatatatatatatatatatatatacatatatatatacatatatacatatatatatacatacatatatacatacatatatacatatatatacatatatatatatacatatatatacatatatatacatatatagtcatatatattcatatatatacatatattcatatatatatacatatatatatatacatatatatacatacatatatatacatacatatatatatatacatatatatatatacatatatatatacatatatatatatacacatatatatatacatatatatatacatatatatacatatatatacatatatatatatatacatatatatatacatatatatatacatatatatatatatatacatatatatatacatatatatacatatatatatacatatatatatacatatatatatacatatatatatatatatatatatatatacatatatatatatacatatatatatacatatatatatatacatatatatatatatatatatatatatatatatatatatatacatatatatacatatatacatatacatttatacatatatacatatacatacatatatatatatatatacataaatacatatgtatatgcatatatacatacatatatatacatatatatacatatacatatatatatatatatatatatatatatatatatatatatatatatattcatacacacacacacacagaaacacacacacacacacacacacacacacacacatatatatatatatatatatatatatatatatatatatatatatatatatatatatatatatatatacacacacacacacacacacacacacacatatatatatatatatatatatatatatatatatatatatatatatacaaatatatacatatacatatatatatatatatatatatatatatatatatatacatatttatatatatatatatatatatatatatacatatatatatttgtgtgtgtgtgtgtgtgtgtgtgtgtgtgtgtgtgtgtgtgtgtgtgtacacacacacacacacacacacacacacacacacacacacacacacacgcacacacacacacacacacacacacacacacacacatatatatatatatatatatatatatatatatatatatatatatatatatatatatgtgtgtgtgtggggggggggggtatgtatgtatgtatgtatgtatgtaagtatataaaaatacagatacaCCCAATTTTTTCCCGCATCCAATCCTGCAGTTGCTCGGTAATACTGAAACGGCTTTTAAAAGGACACCGCTATGAGAGTACGAAAGTAACGAATCAAATTTCCAATCGCTTCCTTATTAATCTGTCATCAAATCAGATGTATAAAAAAACAACTTTTCTTCATAAGAATCTTGAGAGCCCTTGAGAACTATATTGCTTAACGATCATTTTCCTCTGATATTAAAATGAAACAAGGCGGGATGATAACGTTGTACAGGACGATAACGTATATACAGGAGGTCAGTTtacatatttatgttaatatgttGATGGTATTATTGCTTTGCAGGAAACCTTTAGTCAGTTTCTTCGAAGAAAAACGCTcttaattatcatcttattacaTTTCcatataatggttataatgatgatgattatggttgaTCTCGATGTCGAAACCATAGGTGTCCACCATAATATGTTGTATCGAATCTGGTGATTTTGGTGTTGAGTATGCGATATAATGCGCTGTCGGCGTTGTTTGTGGGTTGGTTTCTGTATcgtatatcatgttttttttttctttctttctctctttttttttctttctttctttctctctcttttttttttttttttttttttttttttttacaggatgtGCAGGCGATTTTACCTTACTGCTCAAGTCCCTGCGGATCGCCTCGGGAATGTTACAGGGCGGACATCTGGGAAAACTAGGAGTGGGCGCTGGATCTGGTCTTATGccccgccttcttcctgaggtttagaaGGAAGCCTCGAGgatatgtttatgttttgtgGATGAATTGGTCAACGTAGGCAACCTCAGCCTCAAGGATTTCAGGGCTGCTGCGAATCCTCGTTGTTCTGAGGGAGGAACCAATTACAACCCCAGGTTTTGTTCCATTACTGTAGGAGTAGATAGAACTGTCTTTATTTGTTGGTTTTCTctgcactgaaaaaaaaaaaacggacgtcCTTACCCCTATGGATCAGAATCCCCAGGAAGGATCATTTCTGAGCCTCTACTTCCTCCTCGGTGCaatggattttctcgtggacggaggtAAGCAGCGTTGGGCGCAAGAACTACCTCCTGGAAACAATGGCGAGGTCTTCGTCTACATTTTGAAGTCCAGAATTATCGATTatcgaccggtttgttaaaattgtgcaaggctcGACCCAATTGATATTCGTAGAGGCgcatatacagaaatagataaatatatgtctatcagatatattttcatttctttatcagtACAGTAGATATGcctatctagactgatagatatgcatttatttgtattatctgtAATACTCCCTTTCCAGCGAGGGGAGCAATGCCGTGAAGAGGCAGGCCAAAACTGCGCTTAGAGGGGAGCCCATGACAAGAACGCTATATTCGAAAAGATTGAATAACACGGTTCTTcacagagaagggaaaatataaaCTGATTAAAATAAAACCGGCATATACTAACtctaaaagtaaacaaaattcTAATTCACACATTGTCAACATCAGTAAAGAGAATCGCAtactctattttatctattttttcttcgttttcgctAATCTGTTGATAGTCTTCCCGAAGGCCACACACAACCTCATTAAGCTCGCGAAGAGGTGCTCCGGCCGCGGAAGCTCGTCAACTATCATGGAGCTGGTGACCCCCTCGCCCGCTCGGATGACCTCCATCGAGTGGGCCCATCGGTGAAGGGGGGTTTTGCATCGGAACTTGCTAGCTTTTCATTTCCGGAATCCCGAAGGCGGTTGATGGGGTCGCCGGACTTCTTCAGGAGGGAATCGGCCGAACACGTCGACAGgttacgtggggggggggggggggggattcatcaCCCTCTTGAAAGTGAtagcttccatcttcccctcgcctttcatTACTTTTCTATAAACAGaagcttatgaatatatatatatatatatatatatatatatatatatatatatgtgtgtgtgtgtgtgtgtgtgtgtgtgtgtgtgtgtgtgtgtgtgtgtgtgtatatatatatatatatggatat from the Penaeus vannamei isolate JL-2024 chromosome 1, ASM4276789v1, whole genome shotgun sequence genome contains:
- the LOC113816261 gene encoding uncharacterized protein, translating into MWERGGGRGRGTEGAAGIKAREVQVEAHSLPDNMFAARIPVGVRLLLLPLLLCCVKGALPFPHGVASRMDAALPPLYRLALPRDLVAEDALPARDPVPELRTDDLLRLQALLRQLPSLYPVAMGAAPAPASSSSSSAEFIGSPSKRQGNSGKQYLGAQYTIQ